The DNA segment aaatccatttccgattacacggcttggttaatacgcacggcgagaactcttacacgactagatcttacatggtctttcgtctctgaaggatccgacaaggccttatcggctctgggcgtccccagccgaagttccctcaggttcctcggaggccttgtcaagacggcgtaaagggacagtaggataagtttcaacgctaggtgtcatctaggtaagggatctctgggtaaaacacttggcgatcttgtgcacctgatatcaactttgttgaagcagGGGTAATGGGAGAaccgctacatcgctggtcgaggaccaggcagcagtcgtaactcgaccacttaaagtggaattAGTGGGAGAAACgttacatcgctggtcgaggaccaggcagtagtcgtgactcgaccacttaaagtggaagtggtgggagaaacgctacatcgctggtccagtaccaggcagtagtcgtcactcgaccacttaaagtggaagtagtgggagaaacgctacatcgctggtcgaggaccaggcagtagtcgtgactcgaccacttaaagtgaggcgagagagatcactacgttttactggttcgagaaccagaaGTAGGAGTCTTTTAATCACCTATAGGGgcgctaaagttggtttattacatgtgcatatcaTGTAGCCAGCATGACTCtcacacccaacttgtagcatattcggatgtccgttcgcaatcatgtcgggtgatcaagccaacggtgttcgcgaggaattatccgttaacaaccttttctcgagtagtccagccatggctggtgctatgagataggtcgtcggtcttcgttggtaggttgggtgcgataactccgcatttgtcgagaatgttctcgataataGAGTGTACTCGActacaacctactcgagtgctcaattgttcctgaaaaatattttctagaaggcaagacatatagcagataatatcgagtatgtactcaaaaaactgcatggatcttctagtattatcaggacaTAACGAGCAGATATAAATGTCagggcattatgtaaaccgtaaacaagcatgatttatacagaagaagaCAGAGCGAGCCCCAGCGTTAGatcgtagtcgatttaacatcggggacaccCGCGCAATAGATATTATTGTATAAAGAACATGCTCTGggtaaatataataaattatagatctgacaatactgtatgatctgaataggtacgataaattgcagataaaatattgcgtacctttgtagatacatgccggatgtatttACGAAATTACtagatcaatttaaaaaaccaatctaccaattaccttatTGCATACACGTTCGATATCATGcgatctgacatcttttggtacgccACAGAGCTTGAGGCAtggatgatctcgatagaccaagttgtcgatgacgatgatggttccgatctggTTAGGTTGGATCTCCCCCTCAGCTGAAGTcatcgagtagcttgttgttcgagaatccatctcttgaacccatctcaTCGAAATCCTAAAGCACCAAagtgcccctacctggcgcgccactgtcgacgtttgatgtcgcaattctggtatttgcatggtatggggatcgtcggtgctaggatatacgcaagactgaggtaaaagagatggagacagggatttttatacaggttcgggcccctggacggtcaggtaataaccctacatcctgttggccgaagccggtattgctcttattcatgataatcacaccagtacaatatttggggtagcctatctaactgttatcgacatggcggtctgacgatctgactcgtagtcgacaacagggtagccttccacctcgaatccgtgcccggcgagatcagaaatagcgctttcgtctctcctgacagtatccggagacaccgtagggtactaaccgtgcttatccctaaagtcgatatccggcggcgtgttttggcgtatgtaggcttctatgttgattgtgttgggtgttgatcctgtgttgggtgttgattgtcttgtcccctcctctcctcctagggggccctgtatttatacctataggtgtccccttgtccaagtagaactagggaaaccaatatggatacaatccgagtagtccttatcgtttttatttttagaactctggttgtctttctttatccggaactccctcgaggtcagtttccgtataagacataaTATGtagtggatcctgccgagatttagtcaactactattaggtatatggtatccataaccctgacagcgTCAATGATAAGTTCGTCAATATTAAAATATACTGGTCTAATCTTTTAAAGATGTTCATATGATTATATGATGAGCACACATTATGACCACTTGCATTTATACCATGTTTAAAAAAGAGTtaaccagcaaaaaaaaaaaagaaagtatctGAAAATCTACCTAagaaaaaactttcaaatacgATATAGTATAATTGCATTGTGACTATACTATATCACTATAACTatcatataacttttatataaaaacctGTATTTAATTGTGGTTTTGTTGGCTAATACCGAGATCTTACGCGTGACCAACATGAAAATTTCATTGTAGCAATAATTTTTTCTTTATGCACAAATCTTAATATAATACGATGGTcacaaatataaaagttttggaggaaaaaaaactggcgaaaatttttctaacaatttcgaaaaaaaaactattttctggatttttctcCACGTCATCGGGCGAGGCCATGAGCAGTGGCCATGCAAAGCTCACCCTCCACGTAATCCTCACTAGAGGCAGCGCTAACGCCACGTGTCACTCAaacctcttcctcttctttccctcgcctcgcctcgcctcgtcgccggcgtccgcgtGCAGCGTCCGGCGATGCGCCGCTCGGCCACGGAGCCATGAAGGCCTCGGTGAAGCTCCGGGAGGAcggggcggcgccgctgctgcgcgCGAAGCTCCCCGTGGCGCTCTTCTCCGtgcccgccgtcgcctccctcaccgccggcgaccCCGCCAACCTCCGCCtctccctcgccaccgccgcgccggcgctccCTTCCCTCCGCCTCTCCTACGCGCCCAACCGCGCCACCTCGCCGctctccctcgccgtcgtccttgGCTCCGGCCCCGgcggctccccctcctcctccggcgccgccgcctcggccatCACCATGGCCGTCGAGGTCaacaccgccggcgccgtctcctTCTCGCTCGCCCTCAAGCCTTCGCTGGGCGACTTCGCCGTGCGCAAGCGGttcgactccgccgccgccggaggcggaggtggctcAGGTTCTTCGGCTTCGGCGGCGTCGGAGGTGACGATGAGGAGCGCCATCccggtgcgcggcggcgcggcggcggtgagcgtcAGGTGGGGCGTGAGGATTCCCGCCGAGGTGAccgccggcggggaggagggcgcggcggcgctggcgctgcGGAGGCTGCCGTTCTTGGTTCTTGGCAAGGTAACGGTCGAGaggcggccaccgccaccgccggcgagcaccgccgaggagacgacgacgacgacggtggagaagacgaggagggagaacgagaGGCTGACGAGGGAGCTGGACGAGCTCCGGGCAGCGGCAACGGAGAAGACGGAGAGGAAGATGACCTCGGCTGCCGCTGGTCGCCGGAGCAGCGGGTGGAGgtcgccggagatggccggAGATCGGAAGACCGTTGATTTGGGCCGGTGATTCGTGGCCGTTGGATTCACATGTACATAGGTCAGTAACGAATGTATCAGTGAACTTCTCAGAAATCTGAAGAAATATTTTGTCCAGTTGAATCATTAATTGGATGGTTCACTTCATATTAGTAGTTGAGAAGAATTCATGTTCAGATGTGTATTTCGTTTGTGATAATTGAATGGTGCCTGGGTAGTGTAGTCTTAGCTCCAACGCTAATGCTGTTTGCAAAGAAATTGTCAAAATGGTATGGAACTCGAATTCTTCAAATATGAAAACGGACCGGGTACCGTGCATTTTTCACTGAATTTTTAAGTTAGGAAAAAACAATGAATTCATTTACACATATTTAGTTATCAGAGAGCTATGCCACACAAATTAATggaccctgagttcctctcgacactcaaggctgttcttggcccgatctttcggtgagttgatgataactacgatttgggagaaacgttgacgacccgactacaaccgtacaagacgttgcgttgcgccttagcgatcgatacacctctccatgggttgttgatcttgccagtgcaaatcaaccttattcctgcaagcaaatcgaagaaacaagcaagaacaagataaaagcaatctgaattgcaaataggagttaAATACGAATGaaaagttggggttccgaagaacaagcagacggacggtctagccgacacgcgcgctgcaagcaagtagcaatggctaaacttcaatctatcaaaaccccGGAAACCCTGAAGGgataactagctatatataggggtgggaggacgacctaggggtgcctagggtcgtgctccaccagcttggggcgcaccccacatgggccccacctgggccgggggtcagcatggaaagtggaaaaatgtaattcatcagaagcatactcaccttgagtaatttctgcaccatttaatttaccttttatgccctcttcagataatgtaggtgcatcagccttctcctcattcgcgagtgatggaagtgacatctcaaacatatcgttcttctcattttggggactgttctgaacttcctgcaaAACATCAGCGATAGGAGGCACACGCATAGCTTGTTGCTCCGTTgggttctccaaaattttgcgctcaacattgcaagcaagcataaacaattggcctatatgattatatgtcacattaacaagcccagcctgaatattggaattaagccctctgaaaaatctagtcattgtgttctcataagattcttgtaaaccactataagtgatacaaattttaaaatcatgaaagtactccctaacagttttgtcaccttgttttagatgttcaaatttctcaaagagagcacgtctatagtatgaaaacacaaatctttttctcattagtattttgcattcatcccaagtttcaagcttatttcccacagtatgccaccaaaaagatgcagaaccggtacacttattactagcagccttaatcatttgagcattagagaaatcatactcatcaaattgtttttctactgctagctcccaattaatgtatgcagcggaatcatacttcccatcaAAAGATGGCAAAACAGACTCCACTCTTGCAAGATTATGATCATGTAC comes from the Oryza glaberrima chromosome 9, OglaRS2, whole genome shotgun sequence genome and includes:
- the LOC127784938 gene encoding uncharacterized protein LOC127784938, with product MKASVKLREDGAAPLLRAKLPVALFSVPAVASLTAGDPANLRLSLATAAPALPSLRLSYAPNRATSPLSLAVVLGSGPGGSPSSSGAAASAITMAVEVNTAGAVSFSLALKPSLGDFAVRKRFDSAAAGGGGGSGSSASAASEVTMRSAIPVRGGAAAVSVRWGVRIPAEVTAGGEEGAAALALRRLPFLVLGKVTVERRPPPPPASTAEETTTTTVEKTRRENERLTRELDELRAAATEKTERKMTSAAAGRRSSGWRSPEMAGDRKTVDLGR